In the genome of Terriglobales bacterium, the window CACATCGACCATGGGAAGACCGCCTTAGTCAAAGCCCTGACCGGCATCGACGCCGACCGCCTGCAAGAAGAAAAGCGCCGCGGCATCACCATCGACCTGGGCTTCGCCCACCTGGAATTGCCCGGCCCGCAGGGCGAGCGCTTGCGCCTGGGCTTTGTGGACGTCCCCGGACACGAGCGCTTCGTGCGCAACATGCTGGCTGGCGTGGGCGGCATCGACCTGGTCCTGCTGGTCATCGCCGCCGACGAGGGCATCAAGCCCCAGACCCGCGAGCACTTCGATATCTGCCGCCTGCTCGACATCCGCCGCGGCCTCACCGTGCTCACCAAGGCCGACCTGGTGGACCGCGAGACCCTGGAGGTGGTCCGCCTGGAGGTGGAGGAGTTCCTGCGCGGCTCCTTCCTGGATCCGGCCGCCGCCCCCATCGTCCCGGTCAGCGCCCTGACCGGCGCCGGGCTGGACGAGTTGCGGCGCGAGCTGGCGCGCGCCGCCGCCGCAGCCGCCGCCAAGGACTCCGCCGCTCCCTTCCGTCTGCCCATCGACCGCGTCTTCACCATGAAGGGCTTCGGCACGGTGGTGACCGGCACCCTGGTCTCGGGCTCGGTGAAGAAGGAAGAGGAGGTCGAGCTCTTCCCTGCCGGACAGCGGCTGCGGGTGCGCGGCATCCAGGTGCACAACGCGTCCGCGGAGCAGGCGATTGCGGGCGAGCGCACCGCGCTGAACCTGGCCGGCGTGGAGAAGGAGCAGTTGGCCCGCGGCATGACCCTGGCCGCTCCCGGGCTCTTCCGCCCCACCCGGCGCTTGGACGTCTCGCTGGCGCTGCTGCCTTCGGCGCGGCCGCTCAAGGACCGCGCCCGCGTCCACTTCCACGCCTACACCGCCGAGATCGTGGCCGAAGTCGTGTTGCACGGGGCGCGGCAACTGGAGCCTGGGGGCTCGGGTTTCGCGCAGCTTCGGCTCGCCGCACCCATCCTGCTGCTGCCCGGCGACCGCTTCATCCTGCGCCAGTTCTCCCCGGTGGTGACCATCGGCGGTGGGGTGGTGCTCGACGCCGAGCCGCTGCCCAAACAGGAGGACCGCGCCCAGCTCCTCGCCACCCTGGCCGCCGGCGACCCCGCCGAGATGGTGGTCGCGCGCCTGGCCCGGCGCGGACTGCAAGGCCTGGAGCTGCGCGACCTGGCGGCGGAGATGGGCTGGCCACAGGAGCGCGCCCTCGCGGTGGTGGGCCCGCTGGAAGCCGTCCATCGCATCGTTCGCCACGGCGACCACCTCACCGACGTGCCCGCCTACGCCGCCGCCCGCAAGCTGGTGCAGAACGCCGTCGCCGAGTTCCACGCCCGCAACCCCCTGGTCGCCGGCATCAGCAAGGAAGACCTGCGCGTGCGCTGCGGCCTCCCCGTGGCCGTCTTCCAGGGAGTGCTGGAAGCGCTGGTGCGCCAAGGGGCCATCGAGATCCAGGGCGAGCAGGTGCGCCTGGCGGGCCGCAGCGTCGTGCTCAAGGACGAAGAAGCCGAAGCCAAGCTGATCATCGAGCGCGCCTTCTCCCAGGCCGGGCTGAAGGTGCCCTTCCTCAAGGACGTGCTGGCGGCCCTGCCGGTAGACCGCGCCCGCGCCCAGAAGATCGTCACCCTGCTGCTGCGCGACAAGGTGCTGGTCAAGCTCACCGAGGAGCTGGTCTTCCACCGCGACGCCCTGGCCGAATTGCGCCGCATGATGGCCGCGGCCAAGGCCACCACGCCCAAGCTCAACGTCGCCCAGTTCAAGGACCTGACCGGCATCACCCGCAAGTACGCCATCCCCCTGCTGGAATGGCTGGACCGCGAGCGCGTCACCCGCCGCGTGGGCGACGAGCGGGTGATTCTCTAACCACGAAGGACACGAAGGTTCACGGAGGTTTTTCCTTAGTGTTCCTTCGTGCCCTTCGTGGTTAGCTCTTGCGATGCGTCGGCTTTCGTCTGAAACTTGAACCGTGAAACCCGGAACGTCCATGCTGACCATCCGCCCTGCCACCGCCGCCGATGTCTCCCTGATCCTGGCCTTCATCCGCGAGCTGGCCGCCTACGAGCGCGAGCCCGACGCCGTGGCCGCCACCGAGGCCGACCTGCTGCGCGACGGCTTCGGCCCTCGCCCCGAGTTCCGCGTGCTCCTGGCCGAGTGGGACGCGCAGCCGGCCGGCTTCGCCCTCTTCTTCCACAAC includes:
- the selB gene encoding selenocysteine-specific translation elongation factor is translated as MKSVIVGTAGHIDHGKTALVKALTGIDADRLQEEKRRGITIDLGFAHLELPGPQGERLRLGFVDVPGHERFVRNMLAGVGGIDLVLLVIAADEGIKPQTREHFDICRLLDIRRGLTVLTKADLVDRETLEVVRLEVEEFLRGSFLDPAAAPIVPVSALTGAGLDELRRELARAAAAAAAKDSAAPFRLPIDRVFTMKGFGTVVTGTLVSGSVKKEEEVELFPAGQRLRVRGIQVHNASAEQAIAGERTALNLAGVEKEQLARGMTLAAPGLFRPTRRLDVSLALLPSARPLKDRARVHFHAYTAEIVAEVVLHGARQLEPGGSGFAQLRLAAPILLLPGDRFILRQFSPVVTIGGGVVLDAEPLPKQEDRAQLLATLAAGDPAEMVVARLARRGLQGLELRDLAAEMGWPQERALAVVGPLEAVHRIVRHGDHLTDVPAYAAARKLVQNAVAEFHARNPLVAGISKEDLRVRCGLPVAVFQGVLEALVRQGAIEIQGEQVRLAGRSVVLKDEEAEAKLIIERAFSQAGLKVPFLKDVLAALPVDRARAQKIVTLLLRDKVLVKLTEELVFHRDALAELRRMMAAAKATTPKLNVAQFKDLTGITRKYAIPLLEWLDRERVTRRVGDERVIL